A single region of the Microtus ochrogaster isolate Prairie Vole_2 chromosome 2, MicOch1.0, whole genome shotgun sequence genome encodes:
- the Pptc7 gene encoding protein phosphatase PTC7 homolog produces MFSVLSYGRLVARAVLGGLSQTDPRAGGGGGGGSGDYGLVTASCGFGKDFRKGLLKKGACYGDDACFVARHRTADVLGVADGVGGWRDYGVDPSQFSGTLMRTCERLVKEGRFIPSNPVGILTTSYCELLQNKVPLLGSSTACIVVLDRSSHRLHTANLGDSGFLVVRGGEVVHRSDEQQHYFNTPFQLSIAPPEAEGVVLSDSPDAADSTSFDVQLGDIILTATDGLFDNMPDYMILQELKKLKNSNYESIQRTARSIAEQAHELAYDPNYMSPFAQFACDNGLNVRGGKPDDITVLLSIVAEYTD; encoded by the exons ATGTTCTCGGTCTTGTCGTACGGGCGGCTGGTGGCCCGCGCCGTCCTCGGCGGCCTGTCGCAGACCGATCCCAgggcgggcggcggcggcggcggtggcagCGGCGACTACGGACTGGTGACGGCGAGCTGCGGCTTCGGCAAGGACTTCCGTAAGGGCCTGCTTAAGAAGGGCGCGTGCTACGGGGACGACGCGTGCTTCGTGGCCCGCCACCGCACGGCCGATGTGTTGG GAGTTGCAGATGGTGTTGGAGGATGGAGAGACTATGGCGTGGACCCATCTCAGTTCTCAGGGACTTTAATGCGAACATGTGAGCGGTTAGTAAAAGAAGGACGCTTCATTCCTAGCAATCCTGTCGGGATTCTCACCACGAGCTACTGTGAATTGCTGCAAAACAAAGTACCTTTGCTGG GTAGCAGCACAGCCTGCATTGTGGTACTGGACAGAAGTAGCCACCGCTTGCATACAGCAAACCTGGGTGACTCGGGCTTCCTGGTGGTCCGGGGCGGCGAAGTCGTGCACCGATCTGATGAACAGCAGCATTACTTCAACACTCCATTCCAGCTCTCCATCGCACCACCTGAGGCTGAAGGGGTTGTCCTGAGTGACAG CCCGGACGCTGCTGATAGCACGTCTTTTGACGTCCAGTTAGGTGACATCATCCTTACGGCAACAGATGGGCTTTTTGACAACATGCCTGATTATATGATCCTTCAGGAGCTGAAGAAACTGAAG AATTCAAATTACGAGAGTATACAGCGGACGGCAAGAAGCATTGCTGAGCAGGCACATGAGCTGGCCTATGACCCAAATTATATGTCACCTTTTGCACAGTTTGCATGTGACAATGGACTGAATGTGAGAG GTGGAAAACCAGATGATATCACTGTCCTCCTCTCAATAGTGGCTGAGTACACGGACTGA